A genomic region of Haliotis asinina isolate JCU_RB_2024 chromosome 1, JCU_Hal_asi_v2, whole genome shotgun sequence contains the following coding sequences:
- the LOC137291007 gene encoding uncharacterized protein → MYMQIDKGLNIRIIDSLNFLPMKLASLPKAFGLTEVKKGYFPHWFNLKGNQNYVGAFPDPHMYGVDYMGAKYRDAFLSWYSQQRGQFDFSEEMKEYCISDVTVLREACLKFQQLMMEATGEETEGEITGDLPPKKTIMGHTMSSLRVVNGFHKDNFNRGVLLSMKQKQFQVLLLKYHVRGMLDMDNIVRSSTILPRTKQSVEELYALTCKKSHLLKQKGYKVIVIWEHEFHQQLKDKPDMKAFVSTLDIQDRLEPRDSFFGGRTNASTLHYKVKESEEIHYVDFTSLYPWVNKYCQYPIGHPQIIHKNFQSLDHYFGIAKVKVLPPRKLYHPVLPYRSEGKLKFPLCSTCADKEQQTACEHSDEQRTILGTWCTPEKLKAIEKGYQVIKVYEVYHWSETAQSDTETGSCGLFTDYINTFLKLKQQASGWPVWCETEDDKEKYIADYREKEGIQLDKDRIEKTQGYDPWRNYV, encoded by the exons ATGTACATGCAGATTGACAAAGGCCTGAACATCAGAATCATAGATAGTCTCAACTTTCTTCCAATGAAATTGGCCTCCTTACCTAAAGCTTTCGGACTGACAGAAGTGAAGAAAGGGTACTTCCCACATTGGTTCAATTTGAAGGGGAACCAAAATTATGTTGGAGCTTTTCCAGATCCCCACATGTATGGAGTGGACTACATGGGAGCTAAATACAGAGATGCATTCTTGTCATGGTACAGCCAACAACGTGGGCAGTTTGACTTTTCTGAAGAAATGAAGGAGTACTGTATCTCAGATGTCACTGTGCTTAGAGAAGCCTGTCTGAAGTTTCAGCAACTGATGATGGAGGCCACGGGAGAGGAAACGGAAGGAGAGATCACGGGAG ACCTTCCTCCAAAGAAGACGATCATGGGTCATACAATGTCAAGCTTGAGAGTGGTCAATGGATTTCACAAAGACAACTTCAACAGAGGGGTATTACTGTCCATGAAGCAGAAACAGTTCCAAGTCCTATTGCTCAAGTACCATGTCAGGGGTATGTTGGACATGGACAATATAGTAAG ATCATCTACCATACTCCCCAGGACCAAACAGTCTGTGGAAGAACTTTATGCTCTCACCTGTAAGAAATCACATCTGTTGAAACAGAAAGGCTACAAAGTGATTGTCATTTGGGAACACGAGTTCCACCAACAATTAAAGGATAAACCAGACATGAAGGCTTTTGTCAGTACGCTGGACATACAGGATCGCTTAGAGCCACGTGACTCCTTTTTCGGTGGCAGGACTAATGCCAGTACACTTCACTACAAggtgaaagaaagtgaagaaaTCCATTACGTGGACTTTACAAGTCTCTACCCATGGGTCAACAAATATTGCCAGTACCCTATTGGACACCCCCAAATCATTCACAAGAATTTCCAGTCTTTGGATCACTATTTTGGAATTGCCAAGGTGAAGGTATTACCACCTAGAAAACTCTATCATCCAGTACTCCCCTATCGATCTGAAGGCAAGCTTAAGTTTCCTTTATGCTCTACCTGTGCTGACAAGGAGCAACAGACCGCTTGTGAACATTCAGATGAACAGAGAACCATCCTAGGAACTTGGTGCACACCTGAAAAACTGAAAGCCATTGAGAAAGGATACCAGGTGATCAAGGTGTATGAGGTATACCACTGGTCAGAAACAGCTCAGTCCGACACTGAGACAGGATCATGTGGACTGTTTACAGATTACATCAACACCTTCttgaaattaaaacaacaagccAGTGGATGGCCGGTATGGTGTGAAACGGAAGACGACAAGGAGAAATACATAGCAGACTACAGAGAGAAGGAGGGTATACAGTTGGACAAGGATCGCATAGAAAAAACCCAGGGCTATGATCcctggcgaaattatgtttga
- the LOC137291083 gene encoding uncharacterized protein, producing METVHREILRKNYSDLVQAIQRVLEVVDKLVQFNVLTCLMKAEIMEKLSFDRARELLNMLPRRGPQAYTLFCKALEECGEVQALTLLGLETDQEMTELQDPRCHLHLGDNVYVTAKTWGEVLSIHVRKYEVYPSGMAYPTKRGIVLSLKHWMELPGAIRSIEEAVKEGKPNSQWHLGANVFVTMDSTGIEI from the coding sequence ATGGAAACGGTTCACCGGGAGATACTAAGGAAGAATTATTCTGACCTTGTGCAGGCTATACAGCGTGTACTAGAGGTGGTCGACAAACTCGTGCAGTTTAACGTCCTTACCTGCCTCATGAAAGCGGAGATTATGGAGAAACTGTCCTTTGACCGGGCCAGAGAGTTACTCAACATGTTACCTAGACGAGGGCCTCAAGCATACACCCTGTTTTGCAAAGCCCTAGAGGAATGCGGGGAGGTACAGGCCCTAACATTACTGGGACTTGAGACAGATCAGGAGATGACTGAACTACAGGATCCCAGATGCCATTTACATCTAGGTGACAATGTGTATGTGACAGCCAAGACATGGGGCGAGGTTTTGAGCATACATGTGAGAAAGTATGAAGTGTACCCGAGTGGCATGGCCTACCCAACCAAGAGGGGTATTGTATTGAGTTTGAAACACTGGATGGAACTCCCTGGAGCTATTCGATCCATTGAGGAGGCTGTCAAGGAAGGGAAACCTAACTCCCAATGGCATTTGGGAGCTAATGTGTTTGTTACCATGGATAGTACGGGGATAGAGATTTGA